From a region of the Agrobacterium tumefaciens genome:
- a CDS encoding oxidoreductase produces the protein MAPLPRAESSTVRAIYAAYEAAASSWDSLGISVGEANNPCDRALWYAFRWASPLEKHHGRQLRLFETGNLEESRLVEDLERIGVDVYGQQDKIRLVQGHVRGKCDGKAMGVVEAPKTEHLLEFKSSNAKGMKEIIKKGCKEAKPLHYGQCQLGMHAFGLSRCLYLVSCKDDDTLYAERIEYDPEFCLRLLARLERIINSPEPPSRINEAADWFECTFCKHKPVCKEDAWPRVTCRSCIHSSPEMGGDGHWSCARWAKPISFDEQKEGCPTHLTIPALVPGGVQVDSSEEEEWIEYQMPDGRMWRDGATA, from the coding sequence ATGGCCCCATTACCTCGCGCCGAATCCAGCACGGTCAGAGCGATCTACGCCGCATACGAAGCCGCAGCCTCGTCATGGGATAGCCTCGGCATATCCGTTGGTGAGGCCAACAACCCCTGCGACCGTGCGCTTTGGTACGCCTTCCGCTGGGCCTCACCACTGGAAAAACATCACGGCCGCCAGCTGCGTCTGTTCGAAACCGGCAATCTTGAGGAATCACGCTTGGTTGAAGACCTCGAGCGCATTGGAGTCGATGTCTACGGCCAGCAGGACAAGATCAGGCTGGTGCAGGGCCATGTTCGAGGCAAGTGCGACGGCAAGGCCATGGGCGTTGTCGAGGCACCGAAGACAGAGCACCTGCTCGAATTCAAATCCAGCAATGCCAAGGGCATGAAGGAGATCATTAAGAAGGGATGCAAGGAGGCGAAACCGCTTCACTACGGACAGTGCCAGCTCGGAATGCATGCCTTTGGTCTGTCGCGCTGCCTCTATCTCGTCAGCTGCAAGGACGACGACACTCTCTACGCCGAGCGCATCGAATACGATCCGGAGTTCTGTCTGCGTCTGCTGGCGCGGCTAGAACGCATCATCAATTCGCCAGAGCCGCCGTCGCGCATCAATGAGGCCGCAGACTGGTTCGAATGCACCTTCTGCAAGCACAAGCCTGTCTGCAAGGAGGACGCATGGCCACGCGTCACCTGTCGGTCCTGCATTCACTCGTCACCGGAGATGGGCGGCGACGGTCATTGGTCCTGCGCACGATGGGCAAAGCCGATCTCGTTCGACGAGCAGAAGGAAGGCTGTCCTACCCATCTGACGATCCCGGCTCTCGTGCCTGGTGGAGTTCAGGTCGATTCATCAGAGGAAGAAGAATGGATAGAATATCAAATGCCGGACGGTCGCATGTGGAGAGACGGTGCGACGGCGTGA
- a CDS encoding DEAD/DEAH box helicase family protein, with amino-acid sequence MLELRYYQRESLDALYEYWRNGGGNGLIVLPTGAGKALVIAKLIEELLSDYPDMRILNVTHSASLVEQNFKEFIGLLPFAPAGIYSAGLKRRDARAQVLFCGIQSVWNKVELLGNIDLVIVDEAHGISRNANTQYGKFFKDVRKYNPDSRTCGTTATDYRMDSGRLTDDLDDDDTVDEATGVPIRFKLFDDVVYEIGLGECIEKGFLTRLTSTKTTSKIDLKGIGTRGGEYIPGQVSAAAEQIIEAAIAEDMAISTDRRAGLFFSTSKENANHVADAIQRHGRTCAVLTSDNAHQTKEIFEGFRSGKYWAISSVSMITTGTNFPFVDFISLILSTKSPGKLVQILGRGTRNCPGKDDCLIADHGRNLAYHGPIDQISPRAPGKGEGDQPKKVCPTQETPGGVTDENGNWGCGEQIPISRMTCHCCGYIFPPSDEVKITAQAADVPVLSVAPPEPRTVTSRSFYYHEGKGDKPPSVKVSYMVGMTAINEWICPQHSGFPKSKADRYWRAHGGKMPFPKTVLEWIERQSELADTVEITVKPRQKYWDVVGHVVGAANDNRVSPANDNRDEEDWQVLMGDDVPF; translated from the coding sequence ATGCTTGAACTCAGATATTACCAGCGTGAATCGTTGGACGCGCTGTACGAGTACTGGCGTAATGGCGGTGGCAACGGCCTTATCGTTCTGCCCACAGGTGCTGGCAAAGCCCTTGTGATTGCCAAACTTATTGAGGAACTTCTGTCAGACTACCCCGACATGCGCATCCTCAATGTTACCCATAGTGCAAGCCTCGTGGAGCAGAACTTCAAGGAGTTCATAGGTCTCCTGCCGTTTGCACCGGCCGGTATCTATTCGGCTGGCCTGAAGCGCCGCGATGCTCGCGCGCAGGTGCTTTTCTGCGGCATCCAGTCTGTGTGGAATAAGGTCGAGTTGCTTGGCAATATCGACCTTGTGATCGTTGATGAAGCCCACGGCATCAGCCGCAACGCCAACACGCAATACGGCAAGTTCTTCAAGGATGTGCGCAAATACAATCCCGACAGCAGGACGTGCGGCACCACGGCCACCGATTACCGCATGGATTCGGGCCGGTTGACCGATGACCTCGACGATGATGACACCGTAGATGAAGCGACCGGCGTGCCTATCCGCTTTAAGCTGTTCGATGACGTAGTCTACGAAATCGGCCTTGGCGAGTGCATTGAGAAGGGGTTCCTAACGCGCCTCACCAGCACGAAAACGACGTCAAAAATCGACCTGAAAGGGATTGGAACGCGCGGAGGCGAGTACATTCCAGGTCAGGTGTCTGCCGCCGCAGAGCAAATCATTGAGGCTGCAATCGCAGAAGACATGGCGATATCGACAGATCGTAGAGCTGGCCTTTTCTTCAGCACCAGCAAGGAGAACGCTAATCATGTTGCCGACGCCATTCAGCGGCATGGCCGCACATGCGCAGTGCTGACAAGCGACAACGCTCACCAGACGAAAGAAATATTCGAGGGGTTTAGGTCTGGTAAATACTGGGCAATCAGCTCGGTCAGCATGATCACAACTGGCACCAACTTTCCTTTTGTCGATTTCATCAGCCTAATCTTGTCGACGAAGAGTCCCGGCAAGCTCGTGCAGATCCTTGGTCGAGGCACGCGCAACTGCCCCGGGAAAGATGATTGCCTCATAGCAGATCACGGTCGCAATCTTGCCTATCACGGCCCTATCGACCAGATCAGCCCGCGCGCGCCTGGAAAGGGGGAGGGAGATCAACCTAAGAAGGTTTGCCCTACCCAAGAGACGCCCGGTGGTGTGACTGACGAAAACGGGAACTGGGGATGCGGAGAACAGATTCCGATTTCTCGGATGACATGCCATTGCTGCGGCTACATCTTCCCACCAAGCGACGAGGTGAAGATCACTGCACAGGCAGCTGATGTCCCAGTTCTAAGCGTTGCTCCACCAGAACCCCGCACCGTCACATCGCGCAGCTTCTACTACCACGAAGGGAAGGGCGATAAGCCGCCGTCGGTGAAGGTCAGCTACATGGTCGGCATGACGGCGATCAACGAGTGGATTTGCCCGCAACATAGCGGGTTCCCGAAGTCGAAGGCCGACCGCTACTGGCGCGCGCATGGCGGCAAGATGCCATTTCCCAAGACAGTGCTGGAGTGGATTGAGCGGCAGTCGGAACTGGCCGACACGGTGGAGATTACGGTGAAGCCACGCCAGAAGTATTGGGATGTCGTGGGCCACGTGGTTGGCGCAGCCAACGACAATCGTGTGTCGCCAGCGAATGACAACCGTGATGAGGAAGATTGGCAGGTGTTGATGGGGGATGATGTGCCTTTTTGA
- a CDS encoding HNH endonuclease: MIEETKICPGFPSYSISESGVITRISPGKQKWSLPGRIIKHEITKDGHHRVTLFEDGKRSRAMVHRLVCEAWHGAPPVDRPLSCHRDDDKDNNHFTNLYWGTHKENGEDSHRNGRSVRGERVNTAKLKEIEVIEIRERAYRGETNISLAAAFGVPDAAISMIVRGRQWKHVGGPIVPQSRRGRPRQNFSHANDNTPTPGATITAD; this comes from the coding sequence GTGATCGAGGAAACTAAAATCTGTCCCGGTTTTCCGAGTTACTCGATATCAGAGAGCGGCGTGATCACTCGTATCTCCCCGGGGAAACAGAAATGGTCTCTGCCGGGAAGGATTATAAAACATGAAATCACGAAGGATGGGCATCATCGAGTTACGCTCTTTGAAGACGGGAAAAGATCGAGGGCGATGGTGCACAGGCTTGTCTGTGAGGCATGGCACGGCGCCCCGCCTGTGGATCGACCGCTTTCGTGTCACAGGGATGATGACAAAGACAACAATCATTTCACGAATCTGTACTGGGGCACGCATAAGGAAAATGGAGAGGACAGCCATCGGAACGGACGCAGCGTGAGGGGTGAACGCGTAAACACCGCGAAGCTCAAGGAAATCGAAGTCATAGAGATTAGGGAGCGAGCGTATCGCGGCGAAACAAACATTTCGCTTGCGGCTGCTTTCGGTGTTCCAGACGCAGCAATTAGCATGATCGTTCGAGGTCGACAGTGGAAGCATGTAGGGGGCCCAATCGTCCCACAGAGCAGGAGAGGCAGACCAAGACAAAATTTCAGTCACGCCAACGACAACACCCCTACGCCAGGCGCCACCATCACCGCGGATTGA
- a CDS encoding sigma-70 family RNA polymerase sigma factor: MTPVAANDNNPRSAEFDRKLLAYEPALRALARKIAKHDDAAEELFQQAMLLMLKRHRNCKTETFWTWASFCVRNAAQEHIKKNSTKSRSADVISISAFEKVPGSVAASQENGTDLAHVLTLLAGRGGKMVLRVAMGETLEAIGKDYGIGKERVRQLVVRERARVQGLLREAA, encoded by the coding sequence ATGACCCCTGTTGCCGCAAATGATAACAATCCTCGATCGGCCGAGTTCGATCGCAAACTTCTGGCCTACGAGCCGGCGCTCAGAGCCTTGGCGCGCAAAATCGCAAAGCATGATGATGCGGCAGAGGAGTTGTTTCAGCAGGCAATGCTGTTGATGCTCAAGCGCCATCGCAATTGCAAAACAGAAACGTTCTGGACGTGGGCGTCTTTCTGCGTGCGCAACGCCGCTCAGGAGCACATCAAGAAAAACTCCACGAAGTCGCGATCCGCCGACGTCATCAGCATCTCGGCATTCGAGAAAGTGCCCGGATCGGTTGCCGCTTCGCAAGAGAATGGGACAGACCTTGCGCACGTCCTGACATTGCTCGCCGGTCGCGGCGGCAAGATGGTTCTGCGTGTGGCGATGGGCGAAACCCTTGAGGCGATCGGTAAGGACTACGGCATTGGAAAGGAGCGCGTGCGTCAGCTCGTCGTGAGGGAGCGTGCGCGGGTGCAGGGGCTTCTTCGGGAGGCGGCTTGA